One part of the Thermodesulfovibrio sp. 3462-1 genome encodes these proteins:
- the bamA gene encoding outer membrane protein assembly factor BamA: MRSSFVLSFVSIFILLFNFAYAAEYIKKIEIEGLKSFSKEEFLYLMGVKENQSFTPEEITTGIKRLFLKDVFDDIIVEYDQGIMKISVQEKPLIKKIEIKGNEHFSESFFKKLLSFKKGDRLKEIECKKTQHNIENELNKRGFINCQVNIEKKVFENFADITIYIKEGEPLKIKSIKWKGTFDEYIKNFLSLSVGEPFDKVILEEFINKVEKYFIKQGLIGSEISYSFTNGELTLTIKEGKKLQLEFKGVNSLSERDLKSIAMAHFQDQVNENIIKDSINSLITFYRAKGFIEVRVYSLLEQAKNEWKITYFINEGNRKFVKKVEIQTKLPREEIEKLLANKEGSFFNPEELENDKQRIEEYFKIKGYFNCKVFPPQLQEEENSVSILFKVQEGEQVKIKHIEIKVKDNLLKTEAEEIAKTYINSPFNETTFLEMKRKIREIYLKSGYSEARIEGNYEIKNSDAYVSLKIEPGSKKYFGKSIVLGNKKTKTKFIYQRLLPKESQPYNPYTLEEERQILYKTGLFSRIDIKPQPQDDSLDLIYNFEEAPAGAFEFGFGFGEYEKAKAFAELSYINLFGMNKQIFSRVELNNLEKRSYITYVDPWIWKDLTFKSSLLFEKINFKNIDTKSIIYKVKRYSASAGFEKKFSEFFKAELLYEATYSKTWDVMPEVIISDQDIGKLFISGIKASLIYDSRDNPFDPTKGWLAGVTSKLSNEFLGSELNFMKSSFYINKYTELIKGLVLATSLRGGWAWLYGKTENLPISERYFLGGRDTVRGYAQNTLGPKQNNQPTGGNAFLMGNVEFRTYLGKNFFIVNFLDFGNVWKRVGDVDVSNLKYTTGVGLRYKTLIGPLRIDYGYKLNRQPGESHGEIHFSIGHAF; the protein is encoded by the coding sequence GTGCGATCAAGTTTCGTTTTGAGTTTCGTTAGTATTTTTATACTTTTATTTAATTTTGCATATGCAGCGGAATATATCAAAAAAATAGAAATAGAAGGATTAAAATCTTTTTCGAAGGAAGAATTTCTTTATCTTATGGGAGTAAAGGAAAATCAAAGTTTTACTCCGGAAGAAATAACTACAGGAATTAAAAGATTATTTTTAAAGGATGTCTTTGATGATATAATTGTTGAATATGACCAGGGAATAATGAAAATCTCAGTTCAAGAAAAGCCACTGATAAAAAAAATAGAAATCAAAGGAAATGAACACTTTTCTGAAAGTTTTTTTAAAAAATTGCTTAGTTTTAAAAAAGGCGATAGATTGAAGGAAATAGAATGCAAAAAAACCCAACATAACATTGAAAATGAACTTAATAAACGAGGATTTATAAACTGTCAGGTTAATATAGAAAAAAAAGTTTTTGAAAACTTTGCTGATATAACAATTTATATAAAAGAAGGCGAGCCATTGAAAATAAAAAGTATAAAATGGAAAGGGACTTTTGACGAGTATATTAAAAATTTCCTTTCTTTAAGTGTGGGAGAGCCTTTTGATAAAGTAATACTTGAAGAGTTTATCAATAAAGTAGAGAAATATTTTATAAAACAGGGGTTAATCGGTTCTGAAATCTCATATTCCTTTACAAATGGAGAGCTTACATTAACAATTAAAGAAGGGAAAAAATTACAATTAGAATTCAAAGGAGTTAATTCTTTAAGTGAAAGGGATTTGAAAAGCATAGCAATGGCTCATTTTCAGGATCAGGTTAATGAAAACATTATAAAAGACAGTATAAATAGTTTAATAACCTTTTATAGAGCTAAGGGATTTATTGAGGTAAGGGTCTATTCTTTATTAGAACAAGCAAAAAATGAATGGAAAATAACATATTTTATAAATGAAGGAAATAGAAAATTTGTAAAAAAAGTTGAAATTCAGACAAAGCTTCCCAGAGAGGAAATAGAAAAACTTCTTGCAAATAAAGAAGGTTCTTTTTTTAATCCTGAAGAATTAGAAAACGATAAGCAAAGAATTGAAGAATACTTTAAAATAAAAGGATATTTTAATTGCAAAGTTTTTCCTCCTCAATTGCAAGAGGAAGAAAATAGTGTAAGTATTTTATTTAAAGTTCAGGAAGGCGAACAGGTTAAAATAAAACACATTGAAATAAAAGTAAAAGATAATTTATTAAAAACCGAAGCTGAGGAAATAGCTAAAACTTACATAAATTCTCCTTTTAATGAAACAACTTTTCTTGAAATGAAAAGAAAAATCAGGGAAATTTATTTAAAAAGTGGGTATTCAGAAGCCAGGATTGAGGGAAATTATGAAATAAAGAACTCTGATGCGTATGTAAGCTTAAAAATTGAACCGGGCAGTAAAAAGTATTTTGGCAAATCAATTGTTTTAGGTAATAAAAAAACGAAAACTAAATTTATTTATCAAAGACTTCTACCAAAAGAAAGTCAACCATATAATCCTTACACATTGGAAGAAGAAAGGCAAATTCTCTATAAGACAGGACTTTTTTCTCGGATAGATATAAAGCCTCAACCTCAAGATGACTCCTTAGATTTAATTTACAATTTCGAAGAAGCTCCAGCTGGAGCCTTTGAATTTGGTTTTGGATTTGGAGAATATGAAAAAGCAAAAGCTTTTGCAGAGCTTTCTTATATAAATTTATTTGGAATGAACAAACAGATATTTTCAAGAGTTGAGCTAAACAATTTAGAAAAACGAAGTTATATAACTTATGTTGATCCCTGGATATGGAAAGACCTTACTTTTAAATCATCATTGCTTTTTGAAAAAATAAATTTTAAAAACATTGATACGAAGAGTATTATTTATAAAGTAAAAAGATATAGTGCTTCTGCTGGATTTGAGAAAAAATTTTCTGAGTTTTTTAAGGCAGAACTTCTTTATGAAGCAACATATTCAAAAACATGGGATGTTATGCCTGAGGTTATTATTTCCGATCAAGACATTGGAAAATTATTTATAAGTGGAATAAAAGCATCGTTAATATATGACAGCAGAGATAATCCTTTTGATCCAACAAAAGGATGGCTCGCAGGTGTTACATCAAAATTAAGCAATGAATTTTTAGGTTCTGAGCTCAACTTTATGAAATCTTCTTTTTATATAAACAAATACACAGAATTAATAAAAGGTCTTGTTTTAGCAACTTCTTTAAGGGGAGGGTGGGCATGGCTTTATGGAAAAACAGAGAACCTGCCAATCTCTGAAAGATATTTTCTTGGAGGAAGAGATACTGTAAGAGGCTATGCTCAAAATACATTGGGTCCTAAACAAAATAATCAGCCTACAGGTGGGAATGCCTTTTTAATGGGGAATGTAGAATTTAGAACATATCTTGGTAAAAACTTCTTTATAGTTAATTTTCTCGATTTTGGCAATGTATGGAAAAGGGTAGGGGATGTGGATGTGTCAAATCTCAAATATACTACAGGAGTTGGACTAAGATATAAAACTCTGATTGGCCCCTTAAGAATAGATTATGGATATAAATTAAATAGACAACCAGGGGAATCACATGGGGAAATTCATTTTAGTATTGGTCACGCTTTTTAA
- a CDS encoding N-acetyltransferase — MKIRKAAISDIKRIHKLINEFAKKGEMLPRSLNELYENIRDFFIAEENNEIKGVCALHILWEDLAEIRSLAVKKDSQKKGIGSLLVKKCLSEAKKLGVKKVFVLTYIPEFFKKTGFKELDKSKLPQKIWGDCIRCPKFPECDEIALIYEFME; from the coding sequence TTGAAAATTAGAAAAGCCGCTATATCTGATATCAAAAGAATTCACAAATTAATCAATGAGTTTGCAAAAAAAGGTGAGATGCTTCCTCGTTCTTTGAACGAATTGTATGAAAATATTAGAGATTTTTTTATTGCGGAAGAAAATAATGAAATTAAAGGTGTATGTGCATTGCATATATTATGGGAAGATCTTGCTGAAATAAGGTCTCTGGCAGTAAAAAAGGATTCACAGAAAAAAGGAATCGGAAGTCTTCTCGTTAAAAAATGTCTCAGTGAAGCTAAAAAGCTTGGAGTTAAAAAAGTTTTTGTTTTGACATATATACCTGAATTTTTTAAAAAAACAGGATTTAAAGAACTTGACAAATCCAAACTTCCTCAAAAAATATGGGGCGATTGCATTAGATGTCCAAAATTTCCTGAATGTGATGAAATTGCTCTTATTTATGAGTTCATGGAATAA
- a CDS encoding 2-oxoacid:acceptor oxidoreductase family protein — MEQRIIIAGSGGQGILFLGKVIAHAAMKENKEVTWFPSYGAEMRGGTANCMVVISDELIGSPIVKNADYLIVLNEASFNKFLTRVSQGGYLIYDSSIIKNSKCRNDINIYPVEASREASLTGNPRLANMILLGAFIKIFKTLSIEKVLETIEEIIPPKRKEMIEINKSLILRGFSIIEN, encoded by the coding sequence ATGGAACAACGCATAATAATAGCAGGTTCTGGTGGACAGGGAATTCTTTTTCTGGGCAAGGTAATTGCTCATGCTGCCATGAAAGAAAATAAAGAAGTAACATGGTTTCCCTCTTATGGCGCTGAAATGCGTGGAGGTACTGCTAATTGTATGGTTGTAATATCTGATGAACTTATAGGTTCCCCAATAGTTAAAAATGCTGATTATCTTATTGTATTAAATGAAGCTTCTTTTAATAAATTTTTAACCAGGGTATCTCAAGGTGGCTATCTTATTTATGATTCTTCAATAATAAAGAATTCAAAATGTCGTAATGACATCAATATTTATCCAGTTGAAGCTTCTCGAGAAGCCTCTTTGACAGGAAATCCTCGTCTTGCAAACATGATACTTCTTGGAGCTTTTATAAAGATATTCAAGACATTGAGTATAGAAAAAGTTCTTGAAACTATTGAAGAAATAATCCCTCCAAAAAGAAAAGAAATGATTGAGATTAACAAAAGTCTAATTTTAAGAGGTTTCTCCATCATTGAAAATTAG
- a CDS encoding thiamine pyrophosphate-dependent enzyme: MKKKFTRPESLKNVPFRYCPGCGHSIAHRLIAEVIDELKIREITIGIAPVGCAVFAYDYFDIDMLEIPHGRPPAAATGMKRVCPDKVIFAYQGDGDLAAIGTAEIIHAANRGENITIFFINNANYGMTGGQMAPTTLIGQRTTTTPSGRKSELAGYPIHVSELLAVLEGSAFIARGSLDSYKNIVITKKYIEKAFKYQLEGKGFSLVEMLSPCPTDWGMTPEKALKWLRESMMKEFKLGVIKDKWNNA; the protein is encoded by the coding sequence ATGAAAAAGAAATTTACAAGGCCTGAATCTTTAAAAAATGTTCCATTTAGATACTGTCCTGGCTGTGGTCATAGTATTGCGCATAGGCTTATTGCCGAGGTTATTGATGAACTTAAAATAAGAGAAATAACAATTGGAATCGCTCCTGTTGGATGTGCTGTGTTTGCCTATGATTACTTTGATATAGATATGTTAGAAATCCCTCATGGAAGACCACCAGCAGCAGCAACAGGAATGAAAAGAGTATGTCCTGACAAAGTAATATTCGCGTATCAGGGAGATGGAGATCTTGCAGCAATTGGAACTGCTGAAATAATTCATGCTGCAAATCGTGGAGAAAATATAACCATATTTTTTATAAACAATGCAAATTATGGTATGACAGGTGGACAGATGGCTCCTACAACTCTGATTGGTCAAAGAACAACTACAACTCCATCAGGTAGAAAATCTGAATTAGCAGGTTATCCAATCCATGTATCAGAACTTCTCGCGGTGCTTGAGGGTTCAGCTTTTATTGCAAGAGGCTCTCTTGACAGTTACAAAAATATTGTTATAACTAAAAAATATATTGAGAAAGCTTTTAAATATCAGCTTGAAGGAAAAGGCTTTAGCCTTGTAGAAATGCTCTCCCCATGCCCTACTGACTGGGGAATGACTCCTGAAAAAGCCTTAAAGTGGCTCAGAGAAAGCATGATGAAAGAATTTAAATTAGGAGTAATTAAGGATAAATGGAACAACGCATAA
- a CDS encoding Ppx/GppA family phosphatase, with protein MKPIKNIAVIDIGSNTLRMLIGNIKADKINKIYTDRVVTRLGKNLTENGVILEKAIKTSIIALKNFKKLFEKFNVSCVIAVGTSALREAKNSVYFCEKVKEFTGVHVHIISGKEEAYYTLRGVMDEELKKEDSVFILDIGGGSSEWIYCENSRFNTGSLPIGALKIKERFLNKDPYSEECIQEAKKFVKEQIRKALPETKIQKIIATGGTASSLAMIHFELSEYQPEKIHMSEIEKTKLKQILEKLLSTSLQEREKIKGMPPDRADIICAGLIILKEFADYLRAEKIIVSENGLLEGIMKNYRDFCYNNKL; from the coding sequence ATGAAACCTATTAAAAATATCGCAGTTATAGACATTGGAAGTAATACTTTAAGAATGTTAATAGGAAATATAAAGGCAGATAAAATTAATAAAATTTATACTGATAGAGTTGTAACGCGGCTTGGTAAAAATCTTACCGAAAATGGAGTTATTTTAGAAAAGGCAATAAAAACATCAATTATAGCTTTAAAAAATTTTAAAAAACTATTTGAAAAATTTAATGTTTCATGCGTTATTGCTGTTGGAACAAGCGCTTTAAGAGAGGCTAAAAATAGTGTGTATTTTTGCGAAAAAGTAAAGGAATTCACAGGTGTTCATGTTCATATAATTTCTGGAAAAGAAGAAGCCTATTATACATTGCGTGGAGTTATGGATGAGGAATTAAAAAAAGAGGATTCTGTTTTTATATTAGATATTGGTGGAGGAAGTTCAGAATGGATATACTGTGAAAATTCAAGATTTAATACAGGTTCTTTGCCAATAGGTGCATTAAAAATTAAAGAAAGATTTTTAAATAAAGACCCCTATTCTGAAGAATGTATACAGGAGGCTAAAAAATTTGTAAAAGAACAAATAAGAAAGGCTTTGCCAGAAACAAAAATTCAAAAAATTATTGCAACAGGAGGAACAGCTTCCAGTCTTGCTATGATTCACTTTGAATTATCTGAATATCAACCTGAAAAAATTCATATGAGCGAAATTGAGAAAACAAAACTTAAACAAATACTTGAAAAGTTATTATCTACTTCTTTACAAGAAAGGGAAAAAATCAAAGGAATGCCTCCGGATAGAGCAGACATCATATGTGCTGGTTTAATTATTTTAAAAGAGTTTGCTGACTATTTAAGAGCTGAAAAAATAATTGTAAGTGAAAATGGACTTCTTGAAGGTATAATGAAAAATTACAGGGATTTTTGCTATAATAACAAATTATGA
- a CDS encoding proline--tRNA ligase — MRYSKLFIPTMREIPSGINAISHILMLKAGYVRQLAAGLFIFLPLGWRVLNKINTILKEEMEKIGAQEISMPILHPAEIWQQTGRWYTIKEEMFRLKDRTGRDMCLGMTHEEIMAWIASKEIKSYRQLPQVWYQIQTKLRDEARPRGGVLRTREFIMKDSYSFDIDWEGLDKNYKLHAEAYHRIFTRCGLKYFQVESDPGIMGDMESHEFMAPTPAGEDDIVLCDHCGYAANIEIARSQLPTLSPLNMEYKEAHTPQKKSVKEVAEFLGLDERYFIKTLLVISEKNGPVLVMLRGDQELNEKKLARVIGEFSFATPEQALEILGVELGFVGPVGHKIKKIADFSIEKGIAYVSGANKKDYHLKGIIPGEHFDAQWTDIRKVKDKDKCPKCGSSLRIEKAIEVGNIFKLGTKYTEPLNAYFLDKDGKEKPIIMGSYGIGPARVAAAAIEQNHDNDGIIWPKSIAPFDIEIIPLNMADDKTVSIAEELYEKVTEIYNSFADRHMEVLIDDRDERPGVKFKDADLIGIPIQVIIGEKALKENKVEIKKRRTKETKKVPVNKAVVEIVNTYYETY, encoded by the coding sequence ATGAGATATTCTAAATTATTTATTCCTACTATGAGAGAAATTCCTTCTGGAATTAATGCAATATCCCATATTTTAATGCTTAAAGCTGGATATGTAAGACAGCTTGCTGCAGGATTATTTATTTTTCTTCCGCTTGGATGGCGAGTTTTAAATAAAATAAATACGATTTTGAAAGAAGAGATGGAGAAAATTGGGGCACAAGAAATTTCGATGCCTATTCTTCATCCAGCTGAAATATGGCAACAGACAGGAAGATGGTATACCATAAAAGAAGAAATGTTCAGACTTAAAGATAGAACTGGTAGAGATATGTGTCTTGGTATGACTCATGAAGAAATTATGGCATGGATAGCTTCTAAAGAAATAAAATCTTATAGACAGTTACCACAAGTATGGTATCAGATTCAGACAAAATTAAGGGATGAAGCAAGACCTCGTGGGGGCGTTTTAAGAACAAGAGAATTCATCATGAAAGATAGTTATAGTTTTGATATTGACTGGGAGGGACTGGATAAAAATTATAAACTTCATGCAGAAGCTTATCACAGAATTTTTACAAGATGTGGTCTAAAATATTTTCAAGTTGAATCAGACCCTGGAATAATGGGAGATATGGAATCCCATGAGTTTATGGCTCCAACGCCCGCTGGTGAGGATGATATTGTTTTATGTGACCACTGTGGTTATGCAGCTAATATTGAAATTGCCAGGTCTCAGTTACCTACCCTGTCACCTTTAAACATGGAATATAAAGAAGCTCACACTCCTCAAAAAAAATCAGTAAAAGAGGTAGCGGAATTTTTAGGTTTAGATGAAAGATATTTTATCAAAACTCTTCTTGTTATATCTGAAAAAAATGGTCCTGTATTAGTTATGCTGAGAGGAGATCAAGAACTTAATGAAAAAAAACTTGCAAGAGTTATTGGAGAATTCAGCTTTGCCACGCCTGAACAGGCATTAGAAATACTTGGAGTGGAACTCGGATTTGTTGGACCAGTTGGACATAAAATCAAAAAAATTGCTGATTTTTCAATAGAAAAAGGAATTGCCTATGTTTCAGGTGCAAATAAAAAAGATTACCATCTTAAAGGAATTATTCCCGGAGAACACTTTGATGCTCAATGGACAGATATAAGAAAAGTTAAAGATAAAGATAAATGTCCAAAGTGTGGAAGCTCCTTAAGAATTGAAAAAGCAATTGAAGTAGGAAATATATTTAAACTCGGCACAAAATACACTGAACCACTGAATGCTTATTTCCTGGATAAAGATGGTAAAGAAAAGCCAATTATTATGGGAAGTTATGGAATAGGTCCTGCAAGAGTAGCTGCTGCTGCAATAGAACAAAATCACGATAATGACGGAATAATATGGCCTAAAAGTATAGCTCCTTTTGATATAGAAATTATTCCTCTTAATATGGCTGATGACAAAACTGTTAGCATAGCAGAGGAATTATATGAAAAAGTTACTGAAATTTACAATAGCTTTGCAGATAGACATATGGAAGTTTTAATTGATGACAGAGATGAACGTCCAGGAGTTAAATTTAAAGATGCTGATTTAATTGGGATACCAATTCAGGTGATAATTGGAGAAAAAGCACTCAAAGAAAATAAAGTTGAAATTAAAAAAAGAAGAACTAAAGAAACTAAAAAAGTTCCTGTAAATAAGGCTGTTGTAGAAATAGTTAATACTTATTATGAAACCTATTAA
- the mtaB gene encoding tRNA (N(6)-L-threonylcarbamoyladenosine(37)-C(2))-methylthiotransferase MtaB: protein MKVCFITYGCKVNQAESQRWEKRLRLRGYTITTNPEEAEIWIINTCAVTHKAEVQSRQIINKAKKLGKKAFVTGCYVELCRPKEFENLKVFLNSEKDNIINNLKPLDKTETLNILRHRAIVKIQDGCNQYCSYCIVPYLRGKPRSYRFEEILKEINDYTAMGIKEIVLSGINIGLYGKDLENKMSLNGLLKIILKKTSGFRIRLSSIEVNHIDDEFVEIISDHRICKHLHIPLQHGSDRILKLMNRPYDSTQFCGIIEKILKKYPKLSIGTDIIVGFPSETEEDFKKTLELIEKTEFSYLHVFSYSKRPFTKASTMCEDIPDNIKKERASYLIEVGKKKKSEYIKKFVGSKLEVIVENKKNGFFSATSDNYIKCFIDSKESITGNILRVIVNYVDEAHAFASLINDI, encoded by the coding sequence TTAATCAGGCAGAATCGCAGAGATGGGAAAAACGTTTAAGGCTTAGAGGTTATACTATTACAACTAATCCAGAAGAAGCAGAGATCTGGATTATAAATACCTGTGCAGTAACTCATAAGGCTGAGGTTCAATCAAGACAGATAATAAATAAAGCTAAAAAATTAGGTAAAAAGGCTTTTGTCACAGGTTGCTATGTAGAACTTTGCAGACCCAAAGAATTTGAAAATTTAAAGGTATTTTTAAATTCTGAAAAAGACAATATAATCAATAACCTAAAACCATTAGATAAAACTGAAACTTTAAATATTTTACGCCACAGAGCTATTGTTAAAATTCAGGATGGTTGTAATCAATATTGCAGTTATTGTATTGTGCCATATTTAAGGGGTAAACCAAGAAGTTATAGGTTTGAAGAAATTTTGAAAGAAATCAATGATTATACTGCAATGGGAATTAAAGAAATTGTTCTAAGCGGAATTAATATTGGACTATATGGGAAAGATTTAGAAAATAAAATGAGTTTAAACGGACTTCTTAAAATAATACTTAAGAAAACTTCCGGATTTAGAATAAGATTGAGTTCTATTGAAGTAAATCATATTGATGATGAATTTGTTGAAATAATCTCTGATCATAGAATTTGCAAACATCTCCATATTCCGCTTCAGCATGGAAGCGATAGAATTTTAAAACTAATGAATAGACCATATGATTCCACTCAATTTTGTGGCATAATAGAGAAAATTTTAAAAAAATATCCAAAGCTCTCTATTGGTACTGATATAATAGTTGGTTTTCCATCAGAAACTGAAGAAGACTTTAAAAAAACTTTAGAATTAATTGAAAAAACAGAATTTTCATATTTACATGTCTTTTCATACTCTAAGAGACCTTTTACAAAGGCTTCAACAATGTGTGAGGACATCCCTGACAATATTAAAAAAGAGAGAGCAAGCTACTTGATAGAAGTTGGCAAGAAGAAAAAATCAGAATATATTAAAAAATTTGTAGGTTCTAAACTTGAAGTAATTGTTGAAAACAAGAAAAATGGCTTTTTTTCAGCAACTTCTGATAATTATATTAAATGTTTTATTGACAGTAAAGAGTCTATCACAGGAAATATTTTAAGAGTCATTGTAAATTATGTTGACGAAGCACATGCCTTTGCAAGTCTAATTAACGATATATAA